From Watersipora subatra chromosome 8, tzWatSuba1.1, whole genome shotgun sequence, a single genomic window includes:
- the LOC137402380 gene encoding uncharacterized protein — translation MADRPADVECEFCCRKSDTIINPKVLPCNHIHCITCLNTYYESKHLLLCGHSGCGQVFEMPPDKLPFYDLKTDKTLCDACLKKSTRRQKAVSYCTYCCKKFCSAHLEYHDEMLEEHHKITILEYLTQQQKAKVSTCPKHKELQYVLGCQVCYVLSCLKCVSDLPACDTGSSHSLVPLEDLASRLLTGTISAESSAKDDQFEELFKRISKLQTEYDSQTEEMLKLIHRKRDEQINSLKEQYDELERKVVENRQRSKVQISDFLEDVVLDKWRSLRNHRKMLETKIKHSPPDDIVRDFKRLKEQMDKIVEELPRLEVEEQLQLKQTGETREIELEVVSSGDVVVKSNQDLAACLPRPSPFSRSVFKSITVLSSIALPSQPVSVCQHEGVTYVGLYSGTVSKIDNNYKLHNSFISNPDCVESISLHENRLYILSYRRPRTVGVYDLSGKLTTTWEHPHHGYYCSMLTVARGNVVVADPPNKRLTIYSLTGKTLRNVNCCPLSNNQVSICAGHGDDVIIADCKTKKVFRFNITTENVVWTFNHLYHPKGLVCYGDYILVAGYASNSIYTLSYDAGEKVSEVKDDAIGNGSTYSLSVAGNTLVVPIWEAQKVLFCKLNEK, via the exons ATGGCTGACCGACCAGCAGATGTTGAGTGTGAGTTCTGTTGCCGTAAAAGTGACACCATCATTAACCCTAAGGTGCTGCCATGTAACCATATACACTGTATAACCTGCTTGAACACCTACTATGAAAGCAAACACCTGCTGCTGTGTGGACACAGTGGATGTGG CCAGGTGTTTGAAATGCCACCAGACAAGCTTCCGTTCTATGACTTGAAAACCGACAAGACACTCTGTGATGCTTGTCTAAAAAAGAGCACCCGAAGACAGAAAGCTGTAAGCTATTGTACCTACTGCTGTAAGAAGTTCTGCTCTGCTCACTTAGAG TATCATGATGAAATGCTAGAAGAACATCACAAGATAACAATACTAGAATACCTCACTcaacaacaaaaagctaaagtcaGCACCTGTCCTAAGCATAAAGAGCTACAGTATGTCCTTGGATGTCAAGTCTGCTATGTGCTCAGCTGCCTGAAATGTGTTTCTGACCTGCCAGCCTGTGACACTG GTTCTTCCCATTCATTGGTTCCATTGGAAGACCTGGCTTCGAGACTTCTCACAGGCACAATATCTGCTGAGAGTTCAGCCAAAGATGATCAGTTCGAGGAATTGTTCAAACGAATATCAAAGTTACAAACTGAATATGACAGTCAGACTGAAGAAATGTTGAAGCTGATACATAGAAAGAGAGATGAGCAG ATAAACTCACTGAAGGAGCAGTATGATGAGCTGGAGAGAAAAGTGGTTGAAAACAGGCAGAGATCTAAAGTGCAAATCAGTGACTTCTTGGAGGATGTTGTACTTGACAAGTGGAGAAGTCTCAGGAATCATAGAAAAATGTTGGAGACTAAAATCAAACATTCTCCACCC GATGACATTGTGAGAGACTTCAAACGGCTCAAAGAGCAAATGGACAAAATTGTGGAGGAATTGCCTAGGCTAGAAGTGGAAGAGCAACTACAACTAAAGCAAACAG GTGAAACTCGTGAGATTGAGTTAGAGGTAGTTTCGTCTGGTGACGTTGTAGTTAAAAGCAACCAGGATCTTGCAGCTTGTCTACCGCGCCCTTCTCCTTTCTCTCGATCCGTTTTTAAATCTATAACTGTATTAAGTTCTATAGCACTACCTTCTCAGCCTGTATCGGTATGTCAGCATGAAGGAGTTACTTATGTAGGATTATACAGTGGTACAGTCAGTAAGATTGACAACAACTACAAGCTGCATAACTCATTCATTTCTAATCCTGATTGTGTCGAGTCCATCAGCCTCCATGAGAACAGACTATACATATTGTCTTACAGACGTCCTCGCACAGTAGGTGTCTACGATCTGTCTGGAAAATTGACCACTACTTGGGAGCACCCACATCATGGCTATTACTGTAGCATGTTGACTGTAGCAAGAGGTAATGTAGTAGTTGCCGACCCTCCTAATAAAAGACTAACTATTTATTCTCTCACTGGTAAGACTTTGCGTAATGTCAACTGCTGCCCTTTGAGTAATAACCAGGTCTCAATATGTGCTGGACATGGAGATGATGTCATCATAGCTGACTGTAAAACAAAGAAAGTCTTCAGATTTAACATCACCACTGAGAATGTCGTATGGACTTTCAACCATCTTTATCATCCAAAGGGCCTTGTGTGCTACGGAGACTACATATTGGTAGCTGGATATGCAAGCAATAGCATCTACACACTCAGCTATGATGCAG GTGAGAAAGTGTCAGAGGTAAAAGATGATGCCATTGGTAATGGTAGTACCTATAGCTTAAGTGTCGCAGGTAACACCCTGGTTGTACCAATATGGGAGGCCCAGAAAGTGCTTTTCTGTAAACTCAATGAGAAGTAA